The genomic stretch CTGAAGTTGTTTCCCTACAAAatgaatatttcaatttttctgAAATAGGCAATCAAACGCAACAGGCTGTATATATTGGATCATCATGATGCATTGATGCCATACCTGAGGCGAATAAACTCGACCAGCACAAAGACTTATGCCTCTAGAACAATCCTGTTTCTTCAAGATGATGGGACATTGAAGCCATTGACAATTGAGTTGAGTCTACCACATCCACAAGGAGACCGTCATGGTGCTGTCAGCAAAGTTTTCACTCCAGCAGAACAGGGTGTTGAAGGCTCGGTATGGCAACTGGCCAAAGCTTATGCTGCTGTAAATGATTCTGGATACCATCAGCTTGTTAGCCACTGGTATGATTTCAAATCAAAAGGGCTTTCATGATGGCTAAAGTAAAAGCTTCTTCTACTATAGAATGTACATCTGAACGATTCTGCTCGTATTTACAGGCTGAACACTCATGCTGTAATAGAGCCATTTGTGATAGCCACAAACAGACAATTGAGTGTCCTTCACCCAATTTATAAGCTTTTACATCCTCATTTTCGTGATACAATGAATATAAATGCCTTGGCTAGGCAGATCCTCATCAATGCTGGTGGAATACTGGAGAAAACTGTTTTCCCAGCCAAATATGCCATGGAAATGTCCTCTTTTGTTTACAAGAACTGGGTTTTCACTGAGCAGGCACTCCCCACAGATCTCCTCAAGAGGTAAAGCTCGGAACCTACAAATACACTCTTAACTTCACTTTTTAtctaaagcaaaaataaaattgatccaACTTTCAAAATCATCCAGAGGAGTGGCGGTTCCAGATTCAAGCCAGCCACATGGCCTCAGACTTCTGATAGAAGATTATCCCTATGCTGTTGATGGGCTAGAAATCTGGTCAGCAATTGAAACGTGGGTTAAGGAATATTGTGCTTTCTACTACCCCACAGATGATTTGATCCAAGGAGATAGTGAACTCCAGTCATGGTGGACAGAGATCCGTAATGTAGGCCATGGTGACAAGAAAGATGAACCGTGGTGGCCTGAGATGCAGACGCTAGTTGATGTTACACAAACATGCACCATTATCATATGGATAGCTTCAGCCCTCCATGCAGCTGTCAATTTTGGGCAATACCCTTATGCTGGCTACCTCCCTAACCGTCCATCCTTGAGCCGTCGATTCATGCCTGAACCAGGGACCCCTGAGTATGCTGAGCTTGAGAAAAATCCAGATGTAGCCTACCTGAAAACAATCACAGCCCAGCTACAAACCCTCCTAGGTGTATCACTGATTGAGATTTTATCAAGACATTCAACTGATGAGGTTTACCTTGGACAGAGAGATACTACTGAATGGACTTTGGATAGTGAACCACTGGCGGCATTTGAGAGATTTCGAAGGAAGCTGgtagaaattgaaaacaaaattatggatATGAACAATGACAAGCGATGGAAAAACAGAGTGGGGCCTGTAGAAGTTCCTTACACTTTACTCTTTCCTAACACCACAGATTACTCCAGAGAGGGTGGACTCACAGGCAAGGGTATTCCTAACAGTATCTCAATCTAATCTATTGGATCAAACTAGCAACACGGCGTTATTCTTTTAGGCAATCAATAGATGGTTTCAAAAATGGTGTGGTAGTCAAGTAAAAGGTGgtcatctaaatttttttgcgttcaaatttttctttgattgatgaTTTGTATCAAAGCTAAGTGTATCTGCAAGCATCTACAAATACCAAGAATTGTGTGTTGTGTCTTTTCCTATATAAACATTAAGTATTAAAATCCAGAGTTTAGGTAAAATGCCAGCAAAAACCATTCGTTTGGAAAAAAAGGTAAATGACCAAAAAATTACACTTAACTTTGGATCAAACTAAACTTGGCCtctcactttatttttattttttttaattggggatctcaaactatattttatagATACTATAAAAAATTAGGCCCATTTGTCTATGTTTCCTtccttctattattttttcttcccatttgtattaaaaatctcaaataacAAGTCTTCACAATATGTGTGGTGTTTTTTAAACATCACTGTAGTCAAAATTAACGAAATGgattattaacttttttatcaaaaaagagtttgatatgactcaaataaaaattttaaaaaaataaagtttaaggaGTAAGTTCAGTttgatttaaattcaaaatagttTCGAATCATTTAGCCAAGTCATAAATCCCTAagcatatatatagataaaaacattGAGCGcttaaatcttcttcttctttttttatcaagaagCTTGAGAGAATCATTGGCAAGTCAGTATCTAAACTCtgaattgtttaaaaatttagttgGTTCTTTcgtacttttttatatattatttcttttcatggttttgaTTGCATAGAGAAAGGGCCTTATCAAGAAATTTCAATGAATTCAGAAATGATCCAAAAACTCAACAGCTTTCAATCTTTTGCCAGAATAACacattttaattatcaaaaaaacaagaaaaaaagataccTCAAGTTGAGAGAGATCcttttacaataataattgaGAGTCCATTTGAAgtgatttatataaataaacttttgactttgaatcacaatttaaaagttattttttataagtaataCATATCAAAATTAGTTCAAGTTAAAAGTGCTtgacaaaaattatttaaaatgttttttttaaaaaaaaaaaatagacatcaTAAGTTAGAATGAAGcaaattttgatttcattttgtaacaaaattttaattaaatcaaatttatttttaaatgagaatatttatatgactttttttaaaatcaaaattttaaaaggcaaattgaattaatttgcaaaaaattCATAGCTTAAAGTAAACACTTGATTGAATAGGTAAATATATGTCAAGGATCTGACAGAAAATCACTACACAGAAAATAAATATCTGCATCCGAGCGACTAGACTATATGTATACTGAAGcagtaaaataaaagagatgattTACCAGATTTTCAAAATTTACCAGTTTTGCAATCTCAACTTAAATTCAGAAGATGAACCATATTTCCATGCTTTTGCAGAATTAACATGGAATGAACGATGACTCTGTTTTGCTGATTGCTATGCCAGATTCGAGGctgctctctctttctctctctctcatctcccTCCTCCAGTGCTATCTACTGATCTCTTACTGGACAGATGTGACAGGTGTAAAGAGCGCGAATATTGAGTATTGAAAGTTTCACCAAAAGGCACCAAGGCTGCCAATTTTGTTTCCCTCGTCTAATGTTACTGGGCCGTCAGGtctatttcttttattgtgGATTTATGGTCTATGACCTTTGGGCTTTCCATTAATTAAACTATCACCGGTCCATTCTTTGTTTTATCACTGTTTAGGGTCCTCGATGAACATGATCCtcttttatcattgttattattattatttttatcgcAAAAAACGGCTATATTATTAGAGGGTGTTTATAAccgtatttaaaaaaaattaaaaattaattattttaatatttttaattttttaatatattagtgtcaaaataaaatttaaaaataaaaaaattaatttgaagcataatttaaaaaaaaaaacttcaaaagcacaaaacaaatatatatttttttattaacgtggatttcaagttaacttgcgtatacctcgactaatccaCAAAcactgaagttaacgatcatataaaccTTCAGTGATTATTATAATTAGCAAAACAAGGTTCAAACCTGatattaaataaagataaaatcttACCACTAAATACCTACTAAATAACTAATCTACATTTTAgtagagttattttttattaaaaaaaaaacaaagagagttAAGAGTCATTTTGAATTTACGAAGCctttaacataaatcaaaataagataccgtagaagatttttttaaataaaataataataattataaagatttattattaaattttatttgatagcaaatcaaaataatttaaaaaaattaaaaaaaattaatttaagtaattttttttaaaaaaaacaacaaaaaattggtACATCTCAATTCCAAACTTTCACTAAAATTGCTTTCAAggctgattttttattattattagataaaTCGTGAAATTCTTTTTAAGCTAGAAACGGGCATTCTTAAAGCAGTGCTTCCTATTCAACCGCAGCATAATTACATGTATAAATTATGTACaactaataataacaaagaaaCAGATATCGCTGAGAGAAGGAAATGAAGTGGTGAGATGTCGGTGAGCCCCACGTATCAAATTCAAAGAATTTTAATTGGTGCAGTCCATATCTTATCCATACTCTCACACACAGCCACGTGTCAGAGCTCAAGA from Populus alba chromosome 8, ASM523922v2, whole genome shotgun sequence encodes the following:
- the LOC118055808 gene encoding probable linoleate 9S-lipoxygenase 5 isoform X2, with protein sequence MGFCPVSEMMQKAMEMFYTQPNEVEVRRKIKGTVVLMKKNVLDFNDIKASFLDRVHELLGKGVSMQLVSAVHQDPDGLRGKLGKVAYLEKWVTTITPLTAGETMFTITFEWDESMGFPGAIIIKNHHHSQLYLKTVTLEDIPGHGRVHFICNSWVYPTRRYKYDRVFFSNKAYLPCQTPEPLLLYREEELINLRGNGKGELKEWDRVYDYDYYNDLGSPDKGEEYARPVLGGTEEHQYPRRGRTGRRKTKNDPHCEQRLPLISLDIYVPRDERFGHLKFSDFLAYALKSLAQVLLPEITSLCDKTINEFDTFEDVLNLYEGGIKLPNGPAISKIRDHIPWEMLKELVRNDGERLFKFPKPDVIKADKSAWRTDEEFAREMLAGVNPVIISRLQDFPPASKLDPKVYGNQNSSIGKELIEENMDGLTVVQAIKRNRLYILDHHDALMPYLRRINSTSTKTYASRTILFLQDDGTLKPLTIELSLPHPQGDRHGAVSKVFTPAEQGVEGSVWQLAKAYAAVNDSGYHQLVSHWLNTHAVIEPFVIATNRQLSVLHPIYKLLHPHFRDTMNINALARQILINAGGILEKTVFPAKYAMEMSSFVYKNWVFTEQALPTDLLKRGVAVPDSSQPHGLRLLIEDYPYAVDGLEIWSAIETWVKEYCAFYYPTDDLIQGDSELQSWWTEIRNVGHGDKKDEPWWPEMQTLVDVTQTCTIIIWIASALHAAVNFGQYPYAGYLPNRPSLSRRFMPEPGTPEYAELEKNPDVAYLKTITAQLQTLLGVSLIEILSRHSTDEVYLGQRDTTEWTLDSEPLAAFERFRRKLVEIENKIMDMNNDKRWKNRVGPVEVPYTLLFPNTTDYSREGGLTGKGIPNSISI
- the LOC118055808 gene encoding probable linoleate 9S-lipoxygenase 5 isoform X3: MGFCPVSEMMQKAMEMFYTQPNEVEVRRKIKGTVVLMKKNVLDFNDIKASFLDRVHELLGKGVSMQLVSAVHQDPADGLRGKLGKVAYLEKWVTTITPLTAGETMFTITFEWDESMGFPGAIIIKNHHHSQLYLKTVTLEDIPGHGRVHFICNSWVYPTRRYKYDRVFFSNKAYLPCQTPEPLLLYREEELINLRGNGKGELKEWDRVYDYDYYNDLGSPDKGEEYARPVLGGTEEHQYPRRGRTGRRKTKNDPHCEQRLPLISLDIYVPRDERFGHLKFSDFLAYALKSLAQVLLPEITSLCDKTINEFDTFEDVLNLYEGGIKLPNGPAISKIRDHIPWEMLKELVRNDGERLFKFPKPDVIKADKSAWRTDEEFAREMLAGVNPVIISRLQAIKRNRLYILDHHDALMPYLRRINSTSTKTYASRTILFLQDDGTLKPLTIELSLPHPQGDRHGAVSKVFTPAEQGVEGSVWQLAKAYAAVNDSGYHQLVSHWLNTHAVIEPFVIATNRQLSVLHPIYKLLHPHFRDTMNINALARQILINAGGILEKTVFPAKYAMEMSSFVYKNWVFTEQALPTDLLKRGVAVPDSSQPHGLRLLIEDYPYAVDGLEIWSAIETWVKEYCAFYYPTDDLIQGDSELQSWWTEIRNVGHGDKKDEPWWPEMQTLVDVTQTCTIIIWIASALHAAVNFGQYPYAGYLPNRPSLSRRFMPEPGTPEYAELEKNPDVAYLKTITAQLQTLLGVSLIEILSRHSTDEVYLGQRDTTEWTLDSEPLAAFERFRRKLVEIENKIMDMNNDKRWKNRVGPVEVPYTLLFPNTTDYSREGGLTGKGIPNSISI
- the LOC118055808 gene encoding probable linoleate 9S-lipoxygenase 5 isoform X1 — translated: MGFCPVSEMMQKAMEMFYTQPNEVEVRRKIKGTVVLMKKNVLDFNDIKASFLDRVHELLGKGVSMQLVSAVHQDPADGLRGKLGKVAYLEKWVTTITPLTAGETMFTITFEWDESMGFPGAIIIKNHHHSQLYLKTVTLEDIPGHGRVHFICNSWVYPTRRYKYDRVFFSNKAYLPCQTPEPLLLYREEELINLRGNGKGELKEWDRVYDYDYYNDLGSPDKGEEYARPVLGGTEEHQYPRRGRTGRRKTKNDPHCEQRLPLISLDIYVPRDERFGHLKFSDFLAYALKSLAQVLLPEITSLCDKTINEFDTFEDVLNLYEGGIKLPNGPAISKIRDHIPWEMLKELVRNDGERLFKFPKPDVIKADKSAWRTDEEFAREMLAGVNPVIISRLQDFPPASKLDPKVYGNQNSSIGKELIEENMDGLTVVQAIKRNRLYILDHHDALMPYLRRINSTSTKTYASRTILFLQDDGTLKPLTIELSLPHPQGDRHGAVSKVFTPAEQGVEGSVWQLAKAYAAVNDSGYHQLVSHWLNTHAVIEPFVIATNRQLSVLHPIYKLLHPHFRDTMNINALARQILINAGGILEKTVFPAKYAMEMSSFVYKNWVFTEQALPTDLLKRGVAVPDSSQPHGLRLLIEDYPYAVDGLEIWSAIETWVKEYCAFYYPTDDLIQGDSELQSWWTEIRNVGHGDKKDEPWWPEMQTLVDVTQTCTIIIWIASALHAAVNFGQYPYAGYLPNRPSLSRRFMPEPGTPEYAELEKNPDVAYLKTITAQLQTLLGVSLIEILSRHSTDEVYLGQRDTTEWTLDSEPLAAFERFRRKLVEIENKIMDMNNDKRWKNRVGPVEVPYTLLFPNTTDYSREGGLTGKGIPNSISI